The proteins below are encoded in one region of Syntrophotalea carbinolica DSM 2380:
- a CDS encoding outer membrane channel OmpJ-like protein, with amino-acid sequence MKTINKAIIFLMVLALTAVATPSMAIEHEFHGMFRLGMVGSNYSGSEGPDYFSYNGSGMFANTPDTGSKHRSTAFYLDQRTRIMYIAKIDEDLKLVTQFEMNARWGDTDYKGSSISGGGAVGSDSVNLRTKHVFLDYTFHPWDLDINAKLGLQYFGDNYKGVFFSNDAAAAIFSTNIGKTSVRLAFSRFADNGSTNYSGTTNYTGGSVNPYNTNGLLFGFNGTVLDADEGTVGAAYGDVSADLYMLDAKYKVNKDLTIGGSYYFLYSDIARKLYGVTESTLNGYTYHVKYRANVHMLGFNAQGRLGPVDVNGFFLYQFGKTVSKNISAFAANLGAKMKLGPGTIKAELLYMSGDDGNRDNKTNAFVAIGGECGYMVTGLQFLARDNLLISNRNSSLFYDNNAGQGMMLGWVGYDLPLTKKLTFSTNVGYGAVAKQNQNVVTSSGQNLGTEVNISFPYKARENFTIAPRFAYVFLGDFFNGLAENGQDPDDIYSASLVMLLKW; translated from the coding sequence TTGAAAACAATCAATAAGGCCATCATCTTTCTGATGGTTCTGGCACTGACTGCCGTTGCGACGCCTTCCATGGCTATTGAGCATGAGTTCCACGGCATGTTCCGATTAGGCATGGTAGGGAGTAACTATTCCGGTTCCGAAGGGCCGGACTATTTTTCCTACAACGGCTCGGGGATGTTCGCCAATACTCCCGATACGGGTTCCAAACACCGCAGCACCGCATTTTATCTTGATCAGCGTACGCGAATTATGTACATCGCCAAGATCGACGAAGATCTCAAATTGGTAACCCAATTTGAGATGAACGCACGTTGGGGCGATACGGACTACAAAGGCAGCAGTATTTCCGGTGGTGGAGCTGTTGGTAGTGACTCGGTAAACCTGCGCACCAAGCATGTTTTCCTTGACTATACTTTCCACCCCTGGGACCTGGATATCAACGCCAAGCTCGGTCTTCAATATTTCGGCGACAATTACAAGGGCGTATTTTTCTCCAACGACGCCGCTGCCGCTATCTTTTCGACCAATATCGGCAAAACGTCCGTGAGATTGGCTTTCTCCCGGTTCGCCGACAACGGCAGTACCAATTATTCCGGGACGACCAACTACACCGGCGGATCTGTTAACCCTTACAACACCAACGGTCTGCTGTTCGGTTTTAACGGCACCGTGTTGGATGCGGACGAAGGCACTGTCGGTGCGGCTTACGGCGATGTGTCCGCTGACCTGTACATGCTTGACGCCAAGTATAAGGTCAACAAAGACCTGACCATCGGCGGTAGCTACTACTTCCTCTACAGCGACATCGCTCGCAAACTCTACGGTGTCACCGAATCAACTCTCAACGGTTATACCTATCACGTTAAATATCGGGCCAATGTGCATATGCTGGGTTTCAACGCCCAGGGTCGCCTCGGTCCGGTGGATGTCAACGGTTTCTTCCTCTACCAGTTCGGTAAAACGGTTTCCAAAAACATTTCGGCCTTTGCCGCCAACCTCGGCGCCAAGATGAAACTCGGCCCCGGTACCATCAAAGCGGAACTGTTGTATATGTCCGGTGACGACGGTAATCGCGACAACAAGACCAATGCCTTTGTGGCCATCGGCGGCGAGTGCGGTTATATGGTCACCGGCCTGCAATTCCTCGCTCGAGACAATCTGCTTATCTCGAACCGGAACAGCTCTTTGTTCTACGACAATAACGCAGGCCAGGGGATGATGCTGGGCTGGGTCGGTTACGATCTGCCGTTGACCAAAAAGCTGACCTTCTCCACCAATGTCGGCTACGGAGCTGTTGCCAAACAGAATCAGAATGTCGTCACTTCTTCCGGCCAGAATCTCGGGACCGAAGTGAATATCTCCTTCCCCTACAAAGCGCGCGAGAATTTCACCATTGCGCCGCGCTTCGCTTATGTGTTCCTTGGCGATTTCTTCAACGGTCTGGCCGAAAACGGCCAGGACCCTGACGATATCTACAGTGCAAGTCTGGTCATGCTCCTGAAATGGTAA
- the aroD gene encoding type I 3-dehydroquinate dehydratase, whose amino-acid sequence MATVKVRDVVFGAGAPKICVPMVGRTLDQLVNETEVLKVLDFDLAEWRVDFFEHVEDIEEVKSALFEIRARLGEKPLLFTFRSKREGGQREVSDDYYGALNKALAQTGEIDLVDVELFQEQSVVRELVDTAHEHGVKVVMSSHDFARTPVKEEILMRLCRMQELGADLPKIAVMPQNASDVLVLLDATNTMREHFADRPFITMSMSGLGGVTRLAGEVFGSALTFGSAVEASAPGQINAADLRNILNLLHMQT is encoded by the coding sequence ATGGCAACAGTAAAAGTGAGGGATGTGGTTTTTGGTGCAGGAGCACCCAAAATCTGCGTACCGATGGTTGGGCGCACCCTGGATCAACTCGTCAATGAAACCGAAGTACTGAAGGTGTTGGATTTTGATTTGGCAGAATGGCGCGTCGATTTCTTCGAGCATGTCGAGGATATCGAGGAGGTTAAGTCGGCCTTGTTCGAGATTCGCGCCCGGTTGGGCGAAAAACCGTTGCTTTTTACTTTCCGGTCCAAACGGGAAGGTGGGCAACGGGAGGTGTCGGATGATTATTACGGCGCCTTGAACAAGGCTCTGGCGCAAACCGGTGAGATCGATCTTGTGGATGTGGAACTGTTTCAGGAACAAAGCGTGGTTCGTGAACTGGTCGATACCGCACATGAGCATGGCGTGAAGGTCGTGATGTCGAGTCACGACTTCGCCCGGACACCGGTGAAAGAGGAGATCCTGATGCGGCTGTGCCGCATGCAGGAGCTTGGAGCCGACCTGCCGAAAATTGCCGTTATGCCGCAGAATGCTTCGGATGTTCTGGTGTTGCTCGATGCGACCAACACCATGCGAGAACACTTTGCTGATCGTCCGTTTATTACTATGTCCATGTCCGGGCTAGGAGGCGTCACCCGCCTGGCCGGCGAAGTGTTCGGCTCTGCGCTGACCTTCGGTTCTGCGGTGGAAGCATCTGCGCCCGGACAGATTAATGCTGCTGATTTACGCAACATACTTAATTTATTGCACATGCAGACATAG
- a CDS encoding MFS transporter codes for MKNRYMPTALSLYVNYFVHGMGALILAQSMDFLSNQMNTDAAGVAFVISGMGIGRLIVLFVLGALSDKFGRKPFVFLGMVIYAFFFVAILFSPNTTIGFILAVLAGIANSSLDAGTYPALMESFPKHQGIANIFTKASISFGQFVLPMIMAFVVANNMYFGWGFIICAAVLAINALVLIKMVFPDHKAIAAADADKAANAVNQDAPSVFREKPKMAVEGVCLILIGYTSTATFFLFSIWMPKFATNVAGMAGPEALRLISLYAIGSLCSIGLTTVFLRKFPRPAYFVLIYPIISTIFLFLLYLNPGPAICYVCSFVVGYAGAGGVLQLALTAMAEFFPEGKGKITGIVYTCSSVATFSIPVITGIIARTTGIRDIMLFNAGVTFVGVVLAAVVVYRYRKVMNLDAVAA; via the coding sequence ATGAAAAACAGATATATGCCTACGGCATTATCCCTTTATGTGAACTATTTCGTTCACGGCATGGGTGCGCTGATCCTGGCGCAGAGTATGGACTTTTTGTCGAATCAGATGAACACCGACGCCGCCGGCGTTGCTTTCGTTATTTCCGGTATGGGCATCGGGCGTCTTATCGTTCTGTTCGTTCTCGGAGCGCTGTCCGATAAATTCGGCCGCAAGCCTTTCGTTTTCCTGGGCATGGTCATTTATGCCTTCTTTTTCGTCGCTATCCTGTTCAGTCCCAATACCACCATCGGTTTCATCCTTGCCGTGCTGGCCGGTATTGCGAACTCTTCTTTGGACGCAGGTACCTATCCCGCGCTCATGGAATCGTTCCCCAAGCATCAGGGTATCGCAAACATCTTTACCAAGGCTTCCATTTCCTTCGGTCAGTTTGTTCTGCCCATGATTATGGCATTCGTTGTCGCCAACAACATGTACTTCGGCTGGGGTTTCATTATCTGCGCGGCCGTGCTGGCCATTAATGCCCTGGTTCTGATCAAGATGGTGTTCCCCGATCACAAGGCCATTGCCGCTGCCGATGCGGACAAGGCTGCCAACGCCGTTAATCAGGATGCCCCCAGCGTATTTCGCGAAAAACCGAAAATGGCCGTCGAAGGCGTGTGCCTTATCCTGATCGGTTATACCTCCACGGCTACTTTCTTCCTCTTTTCCATCTGGATGCCTAAATTCGCTACCAACGTGGCGGGTATGGCCGGCCCCGAAGCCCTGCGTCTGATCAGCCTTTACGCTATCGGTTCCCTCTGCAGTATCGGTCTTACCACGGTTTTCCTGCGTAAGTTCCCGCGTCCTGCTTATTTTGTTCTGATTTACCCCATTATTTCCACGATCTTCCTGTTCCTCCTGTACCTCAATCCCGGTCCCGCAATCTGCTACGTTTGTTCCTTCGTCGTCGGCTATGCCGGTGCGGGCGGCGTTCTGCAGCTGGCTCTTACTGCTATGGCGGAATTCTTCCCCGAGGGTAAAGGCAAGATCACCGGTATCGTTTACACCTGTTCCAGTGTCGCTACCTTCTCGATCCCCGTTATTACCGGGATTATCGCCAGAACCACAGGTATCCGCGACATCATGCTGTTCAATGCCGGCGTGACCTTTGTCGGTGTCGTTCTGGCTGCAGTCGTTGTTTATCGCTACCGCAAAGTCATGAACCTGGATGCCGTGGCTGCTTAA
- a CDS encoding sugar phosphate isomerase/epimerase family protein, whose protein sequence is MQNRPIGLAALSVLDVSPANQVTVAAEAGFSHVGLRLLPATPTEPVYKMVGDTPMVRETERRLKETGVKVLDIEILRLKPDTRAINFLPVLETGARFGASQVLMAGNDPDPSRLADNFAELCEMAAPLGLAINMEPMPWTDVKNLKDAAQLMNTVNRDNAGVIIDPLHFDRGGNTLEDIKLLPEGSLKYMQLCDGTKEKPTDIEGLLYQARGYRLAPGKGGIDLVSLLKALPADLPLSLECVNEQEQLALAPIPRAKMLYEATQELLKRVAEA, encoded by the coding sequence ATGCAGAATCGTCCTATTGGCCTCGCAGCTCTCAGCGTATTGGATGTGTCGCCGGCCAACCAGGTTACCGTGGCAGCGGAAGCCGGTTTCAGCCATGTGGGATTGCGGCTGTTGCCCGCCACCCCTACGGAGCCCGTGTACAAGATGGTTGGGGATACTCCGATGGTGCGCGAGACGGAGCGTCGCCTGAAGGAAACAGGCGTAAAAGTGCTTGATATTGAAATTTTGCGTCTGAAGCCGGATACCCGCGCCATCAACTTCCTGCCTGTGCTGGAAACCGGCGCTCGCTTTGGTGCCAGCCAGGTGCTGATGGCCGGTAACGATCCGGATCCTTCGCGGTTGGCAGACAATTTCGCCGAACTGTGCGAAATGGCTGCACCGCTGGGTCTGGCCATCAACATGGAACCCATGCCCTGGACGGATGTCAAAAACCTCAAGGATGCAGCACAGCTGATGAATACGGTCAATCGTGACAACGCCGGCGTCATCATCGATCCGCTGCACTTCGATCGTGGCGGTAATACTCTGGAAGATATCAAGCTGCTGCCGGAAGGCTCTCTGAAATACATGCAGCTTTGCGACGGCACCAAAGAGAAGCCGACCGACATCGAAGGTCTTCTGTACCAGGCCCGCGGCTATCGCCTTGCGCCGGGCAAGGGCGGTATCGATCTGGTTTCGCTGCTCAAAGCGCTGCCGGCCGATTTGCCGCTCTCTCTGGAGTGTGTCAACGAGCAGGAGCAGTTGGCTCTGGCGCCGATTCCTCGCGCGAAGATGCTTTATGAAGCAACCCAGGAACTGCTCAAACGTGTAGCTGAAGCTTAA
- a CDS encoding shikimate dehydrogenase family protein encodes MSATTTPNLYGIVGYPLGHSLSPLLHNTAFQDLDLPGVLLPMDTEPEKLTTFIDAVRLLNIRGCCVTIPHKQAIIPLLDKVTDRVKALGACNLIYWDGDALCGDNTDVLGFMSPLQADPPAPEMKKVLLMGAGGAARAAAAGLKTLGFDDITVTDIVDDLPAALAETFDLKVVPWEERTSVPADIVVNATPLGMKHKYEDETGYPAEAFAGRKGIAYDIVYTPFVTRFQREAAAAGWRTIAGREMFISQADAQFKTWTEKNLPEVAKQAVFDALNSK; translated from the coding sequence ATGAGTGCAACTACCACACCTAACCTGTATGGCATTGTCGGCTATCCCCTTGGGCATAGCCTCAGCCCGCTCCTGCATAACACCGCCTTCCAGGATCTGGATCTTCCCGGCGTCCTGCTCCCTATGGATACGGAACCTGAAAAACTGACCACCTTCATCGACGCTGTCCGTCTGCTGAACATCCGCGGCTGCTGCGTTACCATTCCTCACAAACAAGCCATCATTCCTCTTCTTGACAAAGTAACCGATCGAGTCAAAGCCCTTGGTGCATGCAACCTTATCTATTGGGACGGCGATGCTTTGTGCGGAGACAACACCGATGTTCTGGGCTTCATGTCCCCCCTGCAGGCCGACCCCCCCGCGCCCGAGATGAAAAAAGTGCTGCTTATGGGTGCCGGCGGCGCCGCTCGAGCCGCTGCGGCCGGACTTAAGACCCTGGGTTTCGATGATATTACGGTTACCGATATCGTCGACGACCTGCCCGCAGCTCTGGCCGAGACTTTTGATCTCAAAGTTGTGCCCTGGGAAGAGCGCACCAGCGTGCCGGCGGATATCGTCGTCAACGCTACCCCTCTGGGAATGAAACATAAGTATGAAGATGAAACCGGTTATCCTGCGGAGGCTTTCGCCGGTCGCAAAGGGATCGCTTACGACATTGTCTACACTCCCTTTGTCACACGCTTCCAGCGCGAAGCCGCTGCCGCCGGGTGGAGGACTATCGCCGGTCGGGAAATGTTCATTTCCCAGGCGGATGCTCAGTTTAAAACCTGGACCGAGAAGAACCTTCCCGAGGTTGCGAAACAAGCCGTATTCGATGCCTTGAATTCAAAGTAA